The nucleotide window GCTTTTCGGCGGCGCCCGCCCACAGGCGCCCCTCGCCGGTGCGGAACGTGCGCACCTCGGACACGTCCGGGATGGTTCCGATGGCGTCCAGTTTTTCGCGGGTGAGCAGCGAGAGCGCTTTCGGGGCCTTCTTGTTCTGGTACCGGTCTACGAGACCTTCGCGGATGCGCGCCCGCCGCTCGTCCGACATGGCCCCCTGAACCGCGACCTTTTCGGGCGGGATGTTGCTCTCGTCGGGCGCCGGCTCGTCCACCCGCACGAGGACGCGCCAGAAGTCGTCGCGGCCCTGGAACTCCGTGTCGATGAACGCCCGCAGCCCCAGCCCCAGGGCGATGCTGAACGCCAGCGCGCAGGTGCCCACGGTCACGCCGATGAGCGTGAGCGCGGTGCGCACCTTCTGGCGCCACAGCCCGCCGAGCGCGAACTTCAGTAACTGGATCGGGTTCATGGGGAAGTTCGGGTGAAGGATGAAGGCTGAATCATACCGGAAACGTCCGCCGCGGGTTACTGCTCCCACGGTTTCGAGTTCGTTCTTGGCTCGTGATCTTTCATCCTTTATCAAAGCCCCCTGTCGCGAATTCCGAACGGTCGATACAATTCCCAAACTTCATTTCCGTGTGACGCGCGCAGCGTTTCGCGCGCCGGGAATGGGGCAACCTTCAACCCTGTCCCTGCCGCTCCGTACCGGACCGCTCGGGCCGACCGCCTTCCCCAAACTATGGTCAACCGCAACCTTCTCCGCCAGTTCGAAGCCCACGACGAAGACATTGAGGGCCTGGACGACATCTTCACCCAGGAGATCGCGGCCTGGGTGGGCCGCGAGGACCAGGACTACGAAGCGAACAAGATCGTTTCCGGTAAGGTCCTCGAGATCCGCGGCGACGACGTCGTCATCGACATCGGCTACAAGTCCGAAGGCATCATCAAGCTGGACGAGTGGAAGGAGGACGGCGCCGACACCCCGCCGCCCAAGCCGGGCGACACGGTCGAGGTGCTGCTCGAAACCGCCGAGAGCGAAGACGGCACCATCCAGCTCTCCTACCGCAAGGCGAAGCGGCAGAAGGAGTGGAACGCGGTCCTCGCCAAGCACAAGGAAGGCGACGTGGTCGCCGGGAAGGTGCTCAAGAAGATCAAGGGCGGGCTGCTCGTCAACATCGGCGTCAACGTGTTCCTGCCGGCCTCGCAGGTGGACATCCGCCGCCCGCAGAGCATCGACGAGTACATCGAGCGCACCATCGAGTGCGTGATCCTGAAGATCGACGAGCAGCGGCGCAACATCGTGGTGAGCCGCCGCAAGCTCATCGAGGACCGCCGCAAGATCCAGAAGGACAAGCTCCTCGGCGAGCTCGAGGTCGGCCAGATCCGCACCGGCGTGGTCAAGAACATCGCCGAGTTCGGCGCGTTCGTGGACCTCGGCGGCATCGACGGGCTGTTGCACATCACCGACATGGGCTGGCACCGCGTGACCAACCCGCGCGACGTGGTGCAGATCGACCAGACGCTGGAGGTGTACATCCTCCACATCGACCGCGAGAAGGAAAAGATCGCGCTGTCGCTGAAGCACAAGACCCCGAGCCCGTGGCAGAACATCGAGGCCAAGTACCCGATCAACAGCCGCCACACCGGGGAAGTGGTCAACATCATGCCCTACGGGGCGTTCGTGAAGCTCGAGCCGGGCATCGAGGGGCTGGTCCACATCTCCGAGATGTCGTGGATCAAGCGCATCGCCGACCCCAAGGAGATCGTCCAAATCGGCGACAAGGTTGAGGTTCAGGTGCTGAACATCAACCACGACAAGAAGGAAATCTCGCTCGGCATGAAGCAGTGCCAGAGCAACCCGTGGGGTGAGGTGGCCAAGAAGTACCCGACCGGCACGGTCATCACTGGCGTGGTGCGGAACCTCACCAACTACGGCGCCTTCATCGAGATCGAGGAGGGCATCGACGGCCTGCTGCACGTCAGCGACATGAGCTACGTGCGCAAGGTGTCGAACCCGTCCGAGGTGGTCCAGAAGGGCCAGAAGCTCACCTGCGTGGTGCTGAGCGTCGACCAGGAGCGCAAGCGGGTCGCGCTGGGCCTCAAGCAGATGGGCAACGACCCGTGGGAGACCGACATCCCGGGCCGCTACATGCCGGGCCAGAAGGTCCGCGGCAAGGTCACGAAGCTGACCAACTTCGGCGTCTTCGTCCAACTGGAAGAGGGCCTGGAGGGGCTGCTCCACATCTCCGAACTGACCGACGCCAAGGTCGAGTCGCCGGAAGAGGTGGTGAAGGTCGGCGACGAGGTCGACGTGAAGGTGCTTCGCGTGGACGCGAAGGACCGCAAGATCGGCCTGAGCATGAAGAACGTGGACGACAACACCGTTCCGGACGACGTGCAGGACCTGCCGATCGAGGGGCCGGAGGCCGAGAAGGCCATGGAAGAGCGGGCGAAAGCCACCCGCGAGAAGGAAGCCAAGAAGGAAGGCGCCAGCGGCAGCATCGGCGGCAAGGACAAGGACCAGCCGCGCGAAGGGCTGCGCGGCGGCATGGGCTCGGCCGGACCGCTGTTCCAGTTGCCCGGTGACAAGAACTGAGTGCCCCGGACCGCGGACGACTGACCGCGGTCCAGAAATACAGAATCCGCTCACCCCGGCCCCGGCGAATACCCGGGGCCGGGGTGTTTTTATCCCGGTTGCAAACCTGCGACCGGCGGCCGAACGTGACAAAAACGGAAGCGGTTCGGGCGATTTTTTCGGGCTTTAAGGGTTTTTAAATTGTCGGTCCGTGAGTAGGTTGTGCTAGCTCCCAAGTAATTGCTTGCCGCGGGCGGAACGGAGCGTGCCGTTCCGTCGGCGCGAGTTGTACGTTCGGTGCGGCCGCAATTCCCTCCCGTCTCGGGTTTTGCTCGCCCCGAACTCCGATAGTGTGGGCTCCGCCGGGTGTGCCGGCTGTAACGATTCGTTCCGGCGATCGGGTTGTGTTTTTGGTTCGCTCGACGACGCCCGAAATCCCCCTTACTTGGGCGTTCCACCCGCGCGCCGATCCAGGTTATCGTTTCAGCGGTCGATACGTCCCTGCGGGTTCGTCCGTGGGCGAGTAACGGCGCACGCGGCGATTCCCGACCCGGCCCGCTACCGGCAGGTGGCTGCGGACTCGCTCGACGACCGCGACCGAATCGGACCTTTTGTAGACAGGATGCTCGTTACCATGTCGCGACTCCGCCGCTATCGCCCGGACGTAGTCCAGTCCCCGCTGGAAACGTACCTGCGCGAGATCAACGAAACGGCCCTGCTCACCGCCGATCAGGAGAAGTCGCTGGCCCGCGCCATCGCCCAGGGGGACACCGAAGCCCGCGACCAGATGGTGCGCGCCAACCTGCGCCTGGTGGTGAACATCGCCCGCGGCTACACCGGCAAAGGGCTCGCCCTCCAGGACCTCATCGAGGAGGGGAACCTCGGCCTGCTGCGGGCGGTCGAGGGGTTCGACCCGACGATGAACACGCGGTTCAGCACCTACGCCAGCTACTGGATCAAGCAGAGCATCAAGCGGGCGCTGGTGAACACCGCGAAGACGATCCGCATCCCCGCCTACATGGTCGAGCTGCTCGCCAAGTGGCGCCGGGCCACCAACAAGCTCAGCGACGAGCTGGGCCGCCCGCCCACCCACGAGGAGGTGGGCAAGCTGCTCGGGCTGCCCAAGAAGAAGCTCGCGATCATCAAGAAGGCCATCCGGGTGTACAACGCCGCCCCGCAGGCGGACCAGGGCGATCAGGGGTGGAGTATCGAAGAGATGCTCATGGACAACCGCGCCAAGACGCCCGACACCGAGATGGTCGAGACCGACGACCTCAAGCAGGTGCTGATCCTGCTGGAGAAGATGGACCAGCGCGAGGCGACCGTGCTGCGGATGCGGTTCGGGCTCAACGACGAGGAGCCCAAGACCCTCAAGGAGATCGGCGAGTGCCTGGGCCTCACCCGCGAGCGGGTGCGCCAGATCGAGGGCGAGGCGCTGGCCAAGCTCGGCGAGGACCTGAGCGGCGAGTGACCCGGCGCGCCAGACGTTGAGACTGGTTCCCTCTGAGTGACTCGCGCGCCGGAGCGCGGGCCTCTGGCCCGCTCGACGTTGGCGGTTCGGTTCGGCTCTGCGGGGACCCGGGGCTCACACTTCTCGCCCATACCAGCGGGCCAGAGGCCCGCGCTCCGGCGCCGGCACGACTCTACCCGATTGGGTATCACTTCCTCGCCACGTGCGGCGGTTCGGCTCGGTACGAGCGGAACGACACGCAGAAATTACCCATCTTCGCTCGCGACTTCGCCGCGTTCTCCAGATCGCCTCGGTTCACACAAACCGCGCAGTCGATTCCTCCGGTGCCGACCGGAGGGCTGCAATGCGGGTGGCACTACTGTTCGTTCTGCTCGGGGTGGTTGTCGGGTGTGAATCGCTGCACGCCCCTGCGCCCCCGTCCCCGCCCAAGCAGCCGCCTCCGGTCACGGCCCCGGTGCGCGTCGTCGGCCGGCCCCCGGAGGCGCCGAAAACGGCGGTCGAGGTGCTTCGCGCGTCCGCGACATCCGCGGCCCCACAAGACCCGCCAGAAGAGGACCAGCTCGCCCTGGTCGCGCAGTGCCTGGAGCGGTCCGACCACCTCGGGGCCGCGGGGCACCTCGAGACCTACGTGAACGGGCACGCGGACCAGCACCTGTTCCGGCTCCAGCTCGCGGAGTTGTACTTGCAGGCCGATCGTGTTACAGACGCGCGCGGCCACTACGAGCGGTTCGCCGCCGCCGCACAGGCCGGGCCGCCGGCGCTGTACCCGCACCTGGTCACCGCGCACATCAAGTTGCGCGAGATCGCGATGCGCAGCGGGGACCGGTTCGCCGAACCGTTTCACCGCGGGGTGGGGCTGCTGCTGCTCGTGCGCGAGCAGGACGGGGCGAAGGCGCGCGACGCGGCGTTCTGCGAGGAGCTGCTGTGCAAGGCGCTCGCCGCGCTGACCGAGGCGAAGGCCCGCAAGCCCGGCGACGCCCGGGTGCTCGTGTACCTGGCCGAGGTCCACGAGCGCGCCGGCAACCGGAGCGCCGCCGGCGCCGAGCGCGCCGCCGCCCGGTCCGACGTGATCGGGGGCGAGCTGACGGGGGCCGAGCGCCGGCCGCTGTTACTGCGCGACTGACAGCGCCGCGGCCACTTCGCCCGCCAGCCGGGCGTTGGCCACGATCAGCGCCCGGTTCGCGGCCAGGGTGCGCCCGCCGCTCAGGGCCGCGAGGCGCGACAGCAGGAACGGCGTCACCTTCGCGCCGGTCACGCCCGCGGCCCCCGCCTCGCGGCTCGCCTCGGCGAGCCACCGGTCGAACTCCCCGGCGGGCACCGCGACCTCCGCGGGGCACGGCTGCGCGAGAACGACCCCCGCACCGCCCATGCGCACGTGCGCCGTGAACAGGGCGGCGGCTTCGCCCGGCGCATCGACCCGGGCGGACACCGGCAGCGGCGGGGCGTGGTCGCCCACATAGAACGCCGGGAACGCGTCCGTGCGGTAACCGACCACCGGCACGCCGAGCGTCTCAAGGATCTCGATCGTGCGCGGCAGGTGGAGTATGCTCTTCGCCCCGCTGCACACCACCAGCACCGGCGTGCGCGCCAGTTCGGTGAGGTCCGCGGAGATGTCGAACGGCTCCGCCTCCCGGTGCGCGCCCCCGAGCCCGCCGGTGGCGAACACGCGGACGCCCGCGGCGTGCGCGAGCGCCATCGTGGCGGAAACCGTGGTCGCGGCGTGGCGCCCGAGCGCGACCGCGGCGCCGAGGTCGCGCCGGCTCGCCTTTTGCACGCCCGAGCGGGTCGCGAGTTCTTCGAGCTGGGCGCCCGAGAGGCCCACGGTGGGCGCCCCGCCGAGAACCGCGATCGTCGCCGGCGTCGCCCCCGCGGCGCGGCACGCGCCCTCGGCCGCGCGGGCCGTTTCGAGGTTGACCGGGCGGGGCAGCCCGTGAGCGATCAGCGTGGACTCGAGCGCGACCACCGGCCCGCCGGCCGCGACCGCCGCCCGGACCTCGTCGCTAACGGCTAACCATTCTGGAATCGTTTGCGTCTGGTGCAAAGGCGTTCACCGGGCGAATTTGAAAAGGTCCGCATCGACAGGCCGCGCGGAAGCACACATAATGCCAGCTATGGAACCGGGACACGAGACCCAAACGCCCGCGAGCGTCGACGAAACCCCCATGCCGATTCAGGTCGGGCTGGTGGTGCCGCCCGCCGCCGCGCCCGCGCCGGTTCCCGCGGCGCCGACCGCGGCCCTCGTTCTCCGCCAGATCGCGGCCGCCGCCGGGCCGTGGTTCCCGGCCCAGTTCGCGGCCGAAAGCGGCGTCCCGCGCGACAGCCTCGATGAGCCCCTGTCCGAGCTGCGGCTCGCGGGGCTGGTTCTGGCAACGGATTGGGTCCGCGGGGTGGGCCAGGGGTTCGCGCTGACGCCCGCCGGGAAGATCACCGCCGCGGACGCCGGGGCGCTGGAGCGCCTGAGCCAGGGGGTGCCGGCCGCGGCCGTCGCGGCGCAGGTCGCCCCGGCGGAGGACGAGGGGGCCGCGGAGGCGGCCGCGGCCGTCGCCCCGGCCGCCGGGGCCGAGGACGGCGTCTCGCGCCCGCCGGTCGTGGTGCCCGCCCTGCTGATGGCGAACGCGGTGTGGTTCTTCATCTGCGCGGTGTGGGGCATCCGCTGGGGGCTGACGCTCTCGCGCAGCTTGAGCGAGGGGCACCCGGAGGTGCTGCACCGGTTCGGCGCGGTCAACGGGCTGGACCTGCTCGCGGGCGAGTGGTGGCGGCTGTTCACGTGCTGCTTCGTCCACGTCGGCGCCCTGCACCTGTTGGGGAACCTGTTCGCGCTCGCGATGATGGGGCCGCTGGCGGAGCTGCTCTGGGGCCGCTGGCGGCTGCTGCTCATCTACACGATCTCGGGCCTCGCCGGCAGCGCGCTGGCGATGGCGCTCGAGCCCAACGCGCTGCTCGCGGGCGCGTCCGGGGCCATCTGGGGCGTGCAGATGTCGCTGTTCGTGTGGCTGTACGCGTTCCGCGACCGGCTCCCCACGGACGTCGCGGCCGACTGGTTCCGGCGGCTGATGGTGGTGTTCCTGCTGAACGGGGCGGTGAGCTTCCTGCCGAACGTGAGCTGGGAGGGGCACCTCGGCGGCGGGCTGGCCGGGCTGCTGACCGCCGGGCTGCTGAACGCGGCGCGGCTCGGGGACCGCCCGCGCCGGCTGGGGGCGTGGCTGCTGCTGACGATGCTGCCGGCGCTGTGCGTGGCCGGCGTGGCCGGCGCGATGGGGGCGGAGGGGCTCCCGGGCTGGCGGAAGCTCCGGCAGCAGCTCGCGGCCGAGCGCAGTGTGGCGGAGGGCGGGGAGCGGCTGACCGCCGCGCACGAGACCTACGTCCGCCAGATCGGGCCGCGGCTGGTGCGCCTGATGCCGGCCGGCCCGAACAGCATCACGAGGGTCGGCGGCACGTTCCTGAACCTGCTGCCCGAGGAGCGCGAGCTGCTGGCCCTGCGCCGCTCCCCGGACGCGACGCCGCAGCAGCGAGCGGCGGCCCGCGCGAAGGTGTTGGCGCTCAAGGCCGTCGCCGAGGAGCTGGCCGCGGCGACGCCGCGCGAGCCGGTCGGCGCGCCGCCGCTGGACGAGCAGTTCGCGCGAATGGGCCGGTTCGCCACCGCGCAGGCGGCGGCGCTCGAGTGGCTGCTCGTGCTCGACGGAAGCGGGAGCGGCCCGGCCCGGTCACTCGTGTGGGCCGCCTGGGCGAAGACGCGGCTGGAATCGCACCAACTGTGGCTCGAACTGACCAAGTGACCGCGCCGACCCGGAACCGGAATCACCACCACAGCTTGTCGAGGTTCACGTTCCCGCCGCTGAACACCACGCCGACCTTCGCCAGCCCCGGAAGTGACTTGAACGCTTCGCTCAGCGCCACCGCGGCGCCGACCGCCCCGCTCGGTTCCACGATCAGCTTCATGCGCTCCCACACCAGCCGCATCGCGGCGCGGATCTCGTCGTCCGACACGGTGAAGACGCGCTCCACGAGGTCGCGGATCACCGGCCACGTCAACTGACCGGTGCTCGTGAGCAGCCCGTCGGCGATGGTGTTCGGGCCGGTTTGCGGGAGCCACTCTCCGGCCGCCTTCGAGCGCGCGGCGTCGTCGGCGCCAAGCGGCTCGGCCCCGAACACGCGGGTCCCGGGCTTCACACCGGTCGCGGCGATCGCGCACCCCGAGACCAGCCCGCCGCCGCCCAGGCACACGACCAGCGCGTCCAGGTCGGGTACGCCTTCGAGCAGTTCGAGTGCGACCGTGCCCTGACCGGCGATCACGTCGGGGTGGTCGAACGGCGGGATCAGGGCGGCCCCGGTCCGCGCGACCAGTTCGTTCGCCGCGCGCTCGCGGTCGGCGAGGTTCGGCTCGCAGAGCGTCACCTGCCCGCCGTAGCCCTCCACCGCCGCCCGCTTCACCGCCGGGGCGGTCTTCGGCATGACGATGTACGCCGGCACGCCGCGCTCGCGGGCCGCCAGGGCGAGCGCCTGCGCGTGGTTGCCGCTGGAGTGCGTGACCACGCCCTTCGCGGCGTCTGTGTCGGACAGCTTGCGCACCGCGTTGGCCGCGCCGCGGTACTTGAACGCCCCGACCTTCTGGAGGTTCTCGCACTTGAAGAACAGCCGCCGGCCCGCGAGGCGGTCGAGGGTCGCACTCGTCATCACCGGGGTGCGGTGGGCGGCCCCCTTGAGGCGCTCGGCGGCGGCGCGAACGGCGGCCAGATCGCAGGCGTAAGTCGGCATGGCCGGAACTCGGTTTGACCAGGAAACAGCGGCAGGGATAATACACGGACCGAAGAGGAGAACGGCCATGACCGTGACGTTGACTCCGGAGCTGGAGCGGATCGTGAACGCACAACTGGCGACCGGCCAGTTCGCAACCCAGGAAGAGGTGATTGCCGCCGGCCTGCGCATGCTCCAGCGGTCCGAGGCTGGCAAAGAGGCCGACCTGCGTGCGCTGCTGGACGAGGCGGATGAGGACGTGGTCGCCGGCCGCGTCGGGCCGTTCGATCCGGTCGCGACGGCCGCGCGAGTCAAGGCCGCGCTGGCCGCCCGCGCGGAGAGCCGCTCGTGAGACGTGTCACCCGAACGGCCGTCGCAGAGCGAGATCTTGAACAGATCATGGAGTGGCTCTATGAGCACCGCCCGGCCGTTGTCGAGCGGTTCCCGGCCGCGCTCGCGGCCCGGTGCCACTTGCTCGCCTCGCAACCGA belongs to Gemmata obscuriglobus and includes:
- a CDS encoding pseudouridine-5'-phosphate glycosidase gives rise to the protein MHQTQTIPEWLAVSDEVRAAVAAGGPVVALESTLIAHGLPRPVNLETARAAEGACRAAGATPATIAVLGGAPTVGLSGAQLEELATRSGVQKASRRDLGAAVALGRHAATTVSATMALAHAAGVRVFATGGLGGAHREAEPFDISADLTELARTPVLVVCSGAKSILHLPRTIEILETLGVPVVGYRTDAFPAFYVGDHAPPLPVSARVDAPGEAAALFTAHVRMGGAGVVLAQPCPAEVAVPAGEFDRWLAEASREAGAAGVTGAKVTPFLLSRLAALSGGRTLAANRALIVANARLAGEVAAALSVAQ
- a CDS encoding sigma-70 family RNA polymerase sigma factor, with the translated sequence MSRLRRYRPDVVQSPLETYLREINETALLTADQEKSLARAIAQGDTEARDQMVRANLRLVVNIARGYTGKGLALQDLIEEGNLGLLRAVEGFDPTMNTRFSTYASYWIKQSIKRALVNTAKTIRIPAYMVELLAKWRRATNKLSDELGRPPTHEEVGKLLGLPKKKLAIIKKAIRVYNAAPQADQGDQGWSIEEMLMDNRAKTPDTEMVETDDLKQVLILLEKMDQREATVLRMRFGLNDEEPKTLKEIGECLGLTRERVRQIEGEALAKLGEDLSGE
- a CDS encoding 30S ribosomal protein S1; this encodes MVNRNLLRQFEAHDEDIEGLDDIFTQEIAAWVGREDQDYEANKIVSGKVLEIRGDDVVIDIGYKSEGIIKLDEWKEDGADTPPPKPGDTVEVLLETAESEDGTIQLSYRKAKRQKEWNAVLAKHKEGDVVAGKVLKKIKGGLLVNIGVNVFLPASQVDIRRPQSIDEYIERTIECVILKIDEQRRNIVVSRRKLIEDRRKIQKDKLLGELEVGQIRTGVVKNIAEFGAFVDLGGIDGLLHITDMGWHRVTNPRDVVQIDQTLEVYILHIDREKEKIALSLKHKTPSPWQNIEAKYPINSRHTGEVVNIMPYGAFVKLEPGIEGLVHISEMSWIKRIADPKEIVQIGDKVEVQVLNINHDKKEISLGMKQCQSNPWGEVAKKYPTGTVITGVVRNLTNYGAFIEIEEGIDGLLHVSDMSYVRKVSNPSEVVQKGQKLTCVVLSVDQERKRVALGLKQMGNDPWETDIPGRYMPGQKVRGKVTKLTNFGVFVQLEEGLEGLLHISELTDAKVESPEEVVKVGDEVDVKVLRVDAKDRKIGLSMKNVDDNTVPDDVQDLPIEGPEAEKAMEERAKATREKEAKKEGASGSIGGKDKDQPREGLRGGMGSAGPLFQLPGDKN
- a CDS encoding pyridoxal-phosphate dependent enzyme encodes the protein MPTYACDLAAVRAAAERLKGAAHRTPVMTSATLDRLAGRRLFFKCENLQKVGAFKYRGAANAVRKLSDTDAAKGVVTHSSGNHAQALALAARERGVPAYIVMPKTAPAVKRAAVEGYGGQVTLCEPNLADRERAANELVARTGAALIPPFDHPDVIAGQGTVALELLEGVPDLDALVVCLGGGGLVSGCAIAATGVKPGTRVFGAEPLGADDAARSKAAGEWLPQTGPNTIADGLLTSTGQLTWPVIRDLVERVFTVSDDEIRAAMRLVWERMKLIVEPSGAVGAAVALSEAFKSLPGLAKVGVVFSGGNVNLDKLWW
- a CDS encoding ribbon-helix-helix domain-containing protein, which gives rise to MTVTLTPELERIVNAQLATGQFATQEEVIAAGLRMLQRSEAGKEADLRALLDEADEDVVAGRVGPFDPVATAARVKAALAARAESRS
- a CDS encoding rhomboid family intramembrane serine protease produces the protein MPIQVGLVVPPAAAPAPVPAAPTAALVLRQIAAAAGPWFPAQFAAESGVPRDSLDEPLSELRLAGLVLATDWVRGVGQGFALTPAGKITAADAGALERLSQGVPAAAVAAQVAPAEDEGAAEAAAAVAPAAGAEDGVSRPPVVVPALLMANAVWFFICAVWGIRWGLTLSRSLSEGHPEVLHRFGAVNGLDLLAGEWWRLFTCCFVHVGALHLLGNLFALAMMGPLAELLWGRWRLLLIYTISGLAGSALAMALEPNALLAGASGAIWGVQMSLFVWLYAFRDRLPTDVAADWFRRLMVVFLLNGAVSFLPNVSWEGHLGGGLAGLLTAGLLNAARLGDRPRRLGAWLLLTMLPALCVAGVAGAMGAEGLPGWRKLRQQLAAERSVAEGGERLTAAHETYVRQIGPRLVRLMPAGPNSITRVGGTFLNLLPEERELLALRRSPDATPQQRAAARAKVLALKAVAEELAAATPREPVGAPPLDEQFARMGRFATAQAAALEWLLVLDGSGSGPARSLVWAAWAKTRLESHQLWLELTK